From one Candidatus Wallbacteria bacterium genomic stretch:
- a CDS encoding flagellar hook-basal body complex protein FliE produces the protein MTLRGDRVITINAWDLQPKEIVPEKSRQTANQHPPTSFGEIFSASLNKVDFLQKTTEQKEKLSLSGELEKAHEMMLDAEKSRIVLDLTVEVRDKLLEAYQTLESMSV, from the coding sequence GTGACTTTACGAGGTGACAGGGTGATAACCATCAACGCCTGGGACTTGCAGCCCAAAGAGATCGTACCCGAAAAGTCGCGCCAGACAGCTAACCAACATCCACCTACCAGTTTTGGTGAAATTTTTTCTGCTTCCCTGAACAAAGTGGATTTTCTTCAGAAAACCACAGAGCAGAAAGAAAAACTTTCTCTGTCCGGCGAACTTGAAAAAGCCCATGAAATGATGCTGGACGCGGAAAAATCCAGGATCGTGCTGGATCTCACGGTCGAAGTCCGGGACAAACTGCTGGAAGCCTATCAAACCTTAGAGAGCATGTCCGTTTAA
- a CDS encoding ABC transporter ATP-binding protein: protein MNPMIRIRNLSTYYGERKILSEINLEILEGERMVILGASGCGKTTLLRHIIGLLRPAEGQIVVDGTDIAKLPEEEIDKVRLKMGVLFQSGALFNSISVGENVALPLKEHTALNEKVIQIMTKMKLESVGLAGFEELMPGELSGGMRKRAGLARAMAMDPKILFFDEPSSGLDPIVADGIDNLILKISRAFKTTMVVVTHDLKSAFKIADRITLLFKGEILVTGRPEELRDSKDSRIQNFLAGHATEEEIDTKAYLERLMS from the coding sequence ATGAATCCGATGATCCGCATCCGAAATCTGTCCACCTATTACGGAGAACGGAAAATTCTCTCGGAAATCAATCTGGAGATTTTGGAAGGAGAGAGGATGGTGATCCTGGGGGCCAGCGGCTGCGGTAAAACCACCCTCCTGCGACACATCATAGGCTTACTGCGTCCTGCAGAAGGACAGATCGTGGTCGACGGCACAGACATCGCAAAGCTTCCGGAAGAGGAAATAGACAAAGTACGACTTAAAATGGGCGTGTTGTTCCAGAGTGGCGCTCTCTTCAATTCAATCTCGGTCGGAGAAAATGTGGCTTTGCCGCTGAAAGAACATACGGCATTGAACGAGAAAGTAATCCAGATCATGACCAAAATGAAACTGGAATCAGTTGGCCTGGCCGGTTTCGAAGAGCTGATGCCTGGTGAACTTTCCGGAGGCATGAGAAAAAGGGCAGGTCTGGCGAGAGCCATGGCGATGGATCCTAAAATTCTTTTCTTCGACGAGCCGTCTTCCGGCTTAGACCCGATCGTGGCCGACGGCATTGACAACCTGATCCTGAAGATTTCCAGAGCCTTCAAGACCACCATGGTCGTTGTGACTCATGATCTCAAATCCGCCTTCAAGATTGCTGACAGGATCACCCTGCTTTTCAAGGGAGAAATTCTGGTCACCGGAAGACCGGAAGAGCTTAGGGACAGCAAAGATTCCAGGATTCAGAATTTTCTGGCTGGCCATGCCACAGAAGAAGAAATCGATACCAAAGCATATCTTGAGAGACTGATGTCGTGA
- a CDS encoding ABC transporter permease, whose amino-acid sequence MNTLLVKWPGKIGSVFFSLLGKVNEFYCFIRDGFYHTFLAPLSGKKKPSATDTVSQMINVGLDSTPIVLTISTFIGMILAMQTAYQLKKYGIVQRVGDLVSVSITRELGPLITAIIVAGRIGASYAAEIGTMKVSEEIDALRSMALNPIRFLVSPRLLGMIVMLPCLTIFGNIMGILGGFFISYYNLGISSAIYWDRVINALVFKDIITGLIKSFFFALIIVFVGCFQGFTVENGAAGVGRNTTNSVVASIFLIIAADCFFTALFYFAF is encoded by the coding sequence TTGAACACTCTTCTAGTCAAATGGCCCGGTAAAATCGGATCTGTCTTCTTTTCTTTACTGGGAAAAGTGAACGAATTTTACTGTTTCATCAGGGATGGCTTTTACCACACTTTTCTTGCTCCTTTATCCGGCAAGAAGAAGCCTTCTGCCACTGACACGGTTTCGCAAATGATAAATGTCGGCCTGGATTCAACACCGATCGTACTTACAATTTCCACTTTCATCGGCATGATTCTGGCAATGCAGACAGCCTATCAATTGAAAAAATACGGGATAGTCCAGCGGGTCGGAGATTTAGTCTCAGTATCCATCACCAGGGAACTGGGACCACTGATCACGGCTATTATAGTGGCAGGCAGAATCGGGGCATCGTACGCTGCCGAGATCGGTACTATGAAGGTTTCCGAGGAAATCGATGCCCTGCGCAGCATGGCACTCAATCCGATCCGGTTCCTGGTCTCACCCCGCCTGCTGGGGATGATCGTGATGCTTCCCTGCCTCACCATTTTTGGGAACATCATGGGAATCCTGGGTGGATTCTTCATTTCCTATTACAACCTGGGAATTTCTTCTGCAATCTACTGGGACAGAGTGATAAACGCCCTGGTGTTCAAGGATATCATCACAGGACTGATCAAAAGCTTCTTTTTCGCGTTGATAATTGTATTCGTCGGCTGTTTTCAAGGTTTTACCGTGGAAAATGGCGCTGCCGGTGTCGGCCGCAATACTACCAATTCCGTGGTAGCATCCATCTTCCTGATCATCGCTGCGGACTGTTTCTTTACTGCCCTGTTTTACTTCGCCTTTTGA
- a CDS encoding STAS domain-containing protein translates to MEIILKNLNDKLLIKVQGTVDLYSSPELREEIQSQLKSKSFREIIIDLGEVNYIDSSGIATLVEGLQVSGKLSKKFSLVHLTAKVRDVFSLARLEKVFTIYEDQKFDEISKAPPEK, encoded by the coding sequence ATGGAAATCATCTTGAAAAATCTGAACGACAAACTGTTGATTAAGGTGCAGGGGACAGTCGACCTCTATTCTTCACCGGAATTGAGGGAAGAAATACAGTCACAGCTCAAGAGCAAGAGTTTCCGGGAAATCATCATCGACCTGGGTGAAGTGAATTACATAGACAGTTCAGGAATTGCCACTCTTGTCGAAGGCCTGCAGGTATCGGGAAAACTTTCCAAAAAATTCTCCCTGGTCCATCTCACCGCTAAAGTGAGAGATGTATTCAGCCTGGCCCGGCTGGAAAAAGTCTTCACGATTTACGAAGATCAGAAATTCGACGAAATTTCCAAAGCTCCCCCTGAAAAATGA
- a CDS encoding SpoIIE family protein phosphatase, with protein MATKNTCKISELNQKIKRLSSLIRISALLNSTLDLDKILNIIMRSAKKVMMAEAATLFLYDEVSGKLNAEIAYGRVSHKIKGKITIELGQGIAGWVGENRKPLVVSDTSKDSRFFSNVDRETGFITRSVACVPLVYQKRLIGVAQVLNKKKGGFTEEDVEVFSTFANQAAIALENAKLHNETLKVQLIEQELNLAQLIQNSFLPRIEDNLCEECDVGIMKKGAFNVSGDFFDIFHVNQKKQFFIFGDISGKGIPAAIFMANLVSKIRYLVYRYQELSDFVSCLNNEIHQTSQRGMFTTLVAGFIDLEKRQIQFMNCGHLPLGYFQSKKHRWELLSTQQNIPLGILPDTLFHSEKIEFEKGDMILMFSDGVTEARNRKGKEFGLRKLCSLLPKRNFTSQEMVEKIYSELLIFCQSEHFHDDVTLFALSNCLKPDFCKLNIVSSATTVRDLRATIENFLRRNGLPEMTVARIVLAVDEAISNIIKYSYQNRSMMPIELTLTALKHKIEFQIRDFGVPVDTAKLKLKDLNDVSPGGLGLNFIYQIMDEVNFNPLDTGTELLMTKYI; from the coding sequence ATGGCCACGAAAAACACCTGCAAAATCTCAGAGCTCAATCAAAAAATTAAACGCCTTTCCAGCCTGATCAGGATCAGCGCCCTTCTGAATTCCACTCTGGACCTGGACAAAATCCTGAACATCATCATGCGGTCGGCAAAAAAGGTCATGATGGCTGAAGCGGCAACTCTTTTCCTATATGACGAGGTCTCAGGGAAGCTGAACGCTGAAATCGCCTATGGCCGGGTCAGCCACAAAATAAAGGGAAAAATCACGATCGAGCTGGGTCAGGGGATTGCCGGGTGGGTCGGAGAAAACCGGAAACCACTTGTGGTATCCGACACCAGCAAAGACAGCCGATTTTTTTCCAACGTAGACCGGGAAACCGGCTTTATAACCCGCTCTGTCGCCTGTGTTCCCCTGGTATACCAGAAAAGGCTGATTGGAGTAGCCCAGGTTCTGAACAAAAAAAAAGGCGGTTTCACTGAAGAAGATGTCGAAGTCTTCAGTACTTTCGCCAATCAGGCGGCGATAGCCCTGGAAAACGCCAAACTGCACAATGAAACTCTCAAAGTGCAGTTGATCGAACAGGAACTGAACCTGGCGCAACTGATCCAGAACAGCTTCCTGCCCAGGATCGAGGATAATCTCTGCGAAGAATGCGATGTCGGGATCATGAAAAAAGGTGCCTTCAACGTCAGCGGAGACTTCTTCGACATTTTTCACGTCAACCAGAAAAAACAATTCTTCATCTTCGGCGACATCTCAGGCAAAGGCATACCTGCCGCAATCTTCATGGCAAACCTTGTTTCGAAAATCCGCTATCTGGTTTACAGATATCAGGAATTATCGGATTTTGTGAGCTGCCTGAATAACGAAATCCACCAGACAAGCCAGCGCGGCATGTTCACAACTCTGGTGGCAGGATTCATTGATCTGGAAAAAAGGCAGATCCAGTTCATGAACTGCGGACATCTTCCCTTGGGATATTTTCAGTCAAAAAAACACCGCTGGGAACTGCTCTCAACACAACAGAATATCCCGCTCGGGATACTGCCTGACACTCTTTTCCACAGCGAAAAAATCGAGTTTGAAAAGGGAGACATGATCCTGATGTTTTCGGATGGTGTGACTGAAGCCAGAAACCGGAAAGGCAAAGAATTTGGCCTGCGGAAGCTTTGCTCGTTACTGCCGAAGCGGAACTTCACATCCCAGGAGATGGTAGAGAAGATTTATTCAGAGTTGTTGATTTTCTGCCAGTCCGAACATTTTCACGATGATGTGACACTGTTCGCTCTTTCCAACTGTTTGAAACCGGATTTCTGCAAACTCAACATCGTATCTTCAGCAACCACTGTCAGGGACCTGCGGGCAACCATCGAAAATTTTTTGAGGAGAAACGGACTGCCTGAAATGACTGTCGCGAGAATTGTACTTGCTGTTGACGAGGCCATCAGCAATATAATAAAATACAGTTACCAGAATCGGAGCATGATGCCGATTGAACTCACCCTGACTGCGCTGAAACATAAAATTGAATTTCAGATCAGGGATTTTGGAGTACCCGTCGATACCGCAAAGTTGAAATTGAAAGATCTGAACGATGTCTCACCTGGAGGCTTGGGGTTGAATTTCATTTACCAGATCATGGACGAAGTAAATTTCAACCCCCTGGACACAGGGACTGAACTTCTGATGACAAAATACATTTAA
- a CDS encoding SUMF1/EgtB/PvdO family nonheme iron enzyme, with translation MKIILFFCLSLAVSLYAESRMIYIPEGNFKQGLSDAKASFLIQNGGDITWTANCTPQREVYLASYYIDRYEVTRAEYKAFEPNHYYRDQEAGMPVTNITWYDASEYAKWAGKRLPTEEEWEKAARGSFGRIFPWGDEPDFQSAHTKSLIVPGYNGLVPVEMFKKDISPYGVYDMGGNACEWTGSFYLKYPGNGVFNRKYGRNYYVIRGGSFLYGHLETFCSSRKCGKPDLKNIDIGFRCVMSVENYIKNYGHEKHLQNLRAQSKN, from the coding sequence ATGAAGATTATCCTTTTTTTCTGCCTGTCCCTGGCTGTTTCCCTGTACGCTGAATCAAGGATGATCTACATCCCTGAAGGAAACTTCAAGCAGGGCCTTTCTGATGCTAAGGCCTCATTTTTAATCCAGAATGGAGGGGACATCACCTGGACCGCCAACTGCACCCCGCAGCGCGAAGTTTATCTAGCTTCCTACTATATCGACAGGTATGAAGTGACCCGTGCTGAATACAAGGCTTTTGAACCGAATCATTATTACAGGGATCAGGAAGCGGGCATGCCTGTGACCAACATTACCTGGTACGATGCCAGCGAATACGCCAAATGGGCCGGCAAGCGCCTGCCCACGGAGGAAGAATGGGAAAAGGCAGCTCGCGGCTCATTCGGCAGAATTTTCCCCTGGGGAGATGAGCCTGATTTTCAGTCAGCCCATACCAAATCCCTGATTGTTCCGGGTTACAACGGACTGGTGCCTGTGGAAATGTTTAAAAAGGACATCAGCCCTTATGGTGTTTATGATATGGGAGGCAATGCCTGCGAATGGACCGGGAGTTTTTACCTCAAATATCCCGGCAATGGGGTATTCAACCGCAAGTATGGCCGGAACTATTACGTAATCCGGGGAGGTTCTTTTCTCTATGGTCACCTGGAAACCTTCTGTTCAAGCAGAAAATGCGGCAAGCCGGACCTGAAAAATATAGATATCGGTTTCCGCTGTGTAATGAGCGTTGAAAACTACATAAAAAATTATGGCCACGAAAAACACCTGCAAAATCTCAGAGCTCAATCAAAAAATTAA
- a CDS encoding YgeY family selenium metabolism-linked hydrolase, whose product MQEKVRLIKEKVHEYEKDMVSFLRDIISIPSHSGREKKVVQRIQKEMKKVGLDEIRVDGLGNIIGRLGSGSKILAYDAHIDTVEVGDPSLWDSMDPFKGKLQDGIIYGRGASDQKAPVASFVYAAKIIKELGLSGDYTLYLVGSVMEEDCDGLCWQYLINEEKLRPDLVVITEPTNLNIYRGHRGRMEIRVVVKGLSCHGSAPERGDNAIYKMADIVKEIEALNGRLRQNDFLGKGTVTVTQIFFSSPSQCAVPDECTIQLDRRLTTGETKDTAVAEIQALQSVKKHGGRVEILKYQNPAYTGLVYPTEKYYPTWTLPDDHPYLAKARTAFELIFQKQPLVDKWTFSTNGVAIMGMHGIPCIGFGPANEIYAHSPKDQVPVEHVLSACEFYCVFPQIFAGIDEN is encoded by the coding sequence ATGCAGGAAAAAGTAAGATTAATCAAAGAAAAAGTTCACGAATACGAAAAAGACATGGTTTCTTTTCTGAGAGATATCATCTCGATTCCTTCTCACAGCGGCAGAGAGAAAAAAGTCGTGCAGCGCATCCAGAAGGAAATGAAGAAAGTCGGTCTGGACGAGATCAGAGTGGACGGCCTTGGCAATATTATCGGCCGTCTGGGCAGCGGGTCGAAAATTCTAGCCTATGATGCCCACATAGATACCGTGGAAGTCGGAGACCCTTCTCTCTGGGACTCAATGGACCCTTTCAAGGGAAAGCTTCAGGACGGCATCATTTACGGCCGGGGGGCATCGGATCAGAAAGCGCCTGTCGCGTCTTTTGTCTATGCCGCCAAAATCATCAAGGAGCTGGGGCTGTCCGGCGACTATACCCTTTATCTCGTTGGCAGCGTGATGGAAGAGGATTGCGACGGTCTCTGCTGGCAGTATCTCATCAATGAAGAAAAACTCAGACCGGATCTGGTTGTGATCACAGAACCGACAAATCTGAACATCTATCGCGGCCACCGTGGACGGATGGAAATCAGGGTGGTTGTGAAAGGTTTGTCCTGCCACGGATCTGCACCTGAACGCGGGGACAATGCCATCTATAAAATGGCCGACATTGTCAAGGAAATCGAAGCGCTGAACGGCAGACTCAGACAGAATGATTTTCTGGGCAAGGGTACAGTCACAGTCACACAGATCTTTTTTTCCTCCCCTTCCCAGTGCGCAGTCCCTGATGAATGCACGATCCAGCTGGACCGCCGCCTGACCACAGGCGAAACGAAAGACACGGCAGTAGCTGAAATCCAGGCTCTCCAGTCAGTCAAAAAGCACGGCGGCCGCGTGGAAATCCTGAAATACCAGAACCCAGCCTACACTGGCCTCGTTTATCCTACGGAAAAATATTATCCGACCTGGACCCTTCCTGACGACCACCCCTACCTTGCCAAGGCCAGAACCGCATTTGAGCTGATCTTCCAAAAACAGCCCCTTGTCGACAAATGGACCTTCTCCACCAACGGAGTCGCCATCATGGGAATGCATGGAATCCCCTGCATCGGTTTCGGCCCTGCCAATGAGATTTATGCACACAGTCCGAAGGATCAGGTGCCTGTAGAGCATGTGCTGTCAGCCTGCGAATTCTACTGCGTTTTTCCGCAGATTTTTGCAGGAATCGATGAAAACTGA
- the arcC gene encoding carbamate kinase, with product MGKKKIAVIALGGNALSKPGEIGDIPQQFANTRATCLHVLKFMEKGFQLCLTHGNGPQVGNALRRVELAENEIYPLDLGICVADTEGGMGYMIQQEMRNTFLKQKITPKDVVTVITQVIIDKNDQAFKNPTKPIGRFFRAKEAETMIREKKWIMVEDAGRGWRRVVPSPRPLRIVEASVVKRLLADDVIVIACGGGGIPVIELDHGILDGLEAVIDKDYASSLLAQEIEADFLLIATGVDQVAINFGKKNQELFSELSVDKAMHYLEQGEFPKGSMGPKIIAACDFVKKTGKPAIITSLEKMEEAIEGKSGTRIVR from the coding sequence ACCAGAGCAACCTGTCTGCATGTGCTCAAATTCATGGAAAAAGGGTTTCAGCTCTGCCTGACCCATGGCAATGGCCCCCAGGTTGGAAACGCCCTCAGGAGAGTGGAACTGGCAGAAAATGAAATTTATCCGCTGGACCTGGGAATCTGTGTTGCTGACACCGAAGGTGGAATGGGATACATGATTCAGCAGGAAATGAGAAATACATTTCTGAAGCAGAAGATTACCCCGAAAGATGTTGTAACTGTCATTACACAGGTCATTATCGATAAAAATGACCAGGCTTTCAAAAATCCCACCAAACCGATCGGCCGTTTTTTCAGGGCCAAGGAAGCAGAAACCATGATCAGGGAAAAGAAATGGATCATGGTCGAAGATGCGGGGCGAGGATGGCGGCGGGTTGTGCCTTCGCCAAGACCGCTCCGGATCGTGGAGGCTTCTGTGGTAAAAAGGCTGCTGGCAGATGATGTGATCGTGATTGCATGCGGAGGTGGGGGAATTCCTGTAATCGAGCTCGATCACGGGATCCTGGACGGACTGGAAGCTGTAATCGATAAAGATTACGCCTCTTCGCTCCTCGCCCAGGAAATCGAGGCGGATTTCCTGCTGATCGCGACAGGCGTTGATCAGGTTGCCATCAATTTCGGCAAAAAAAATCAGGAACTGTTTTCCGAACTGAGTGTGGATAAAGCCATGCACTATCTTGAACAGGGTGAATTTCCCAAAGGATCAATGGGGCCGAAAATCATTGCGGCCTGCGATTTTGTCAAAAAAACCGGGAAACCGGCCATTATCACCTCGCTGGAAAAAATGGAAGAAGCCATCGAAGGAAAGTCGGGTACAAGGATAGTGAGATGA